Within Vicia villosa cultivar HV-30 ecotype Madison, WI linkage group LG1, Vvil1.0, whole genome shotgun sequence, the genomic segment CATCAAATGTCGGATCTTCCCGACCACGCTCCGGAAAGGGGCAATGACCTGGTACAGGAATCTCCCTCCTAACTCCATCACGTCTTGGGCCGAGCTCAAGGAACTCTTTTCTGAGTCACTTCACTGCTTCCCGCCGTCAACCGAAATCAGAGGCAAACCTCGAAGCTGTAGTCCAAGGGACCAACGAGCCTCTCCGAGACTACCTCGacagattcaacaaggaggccgtccaagtggaGACGACCGACTACATGAAAAGGTATCTCCTCGAGCGAGGGCTCCTCCCCGGCAGCGAATTCAGGAAAGCGATAAAGATCGAAAAAATGCGATCTATGAACGCCATCTTGAAAAGGGCGCAGGCTTTCATCTCCTTCGAGGAGGGCGAAGCGGCCGCAGTCAAAGCATCAAGGGGAAATGGCGTTACTCGGAGCTCGAGCCAAGACCCGTCCGCCGCGCCCCGAGCAAACGAGAGAAAGAGGGACGACAGTTCCCGCGACACAAAGGAGCGCAGAGGGCCAGCAGGGCGCTTCAACAACTATACCCCCTTGAAAGTTTCACGGGAGAAGATCCTGGCCGAGTGCATAAACGCCGAATTCAGAAactccaacatcaggcccccaaAGCCGAATCCCTCCCGGTCGGGGACcgacaagtccaaatactgcaagtatcACAAGAGCCACGGGCACCTGACGGATGAGTGCATACACCTGAAGGACGCCATCGAGACACTGATCAAAGAGGGTCACCTTTCTAAGTACACAAAGAGAGGAGACCCTCCCAGAAGGAATGACCGTCGGAGCTCCGACGAGGGCAACTCCCCGAATGCCAGGCCGCTGCAGGTGGCGTTATCCGTCACCCGACCAGAAGACTTCATACCCTCGGTCGGAGTGACATCTGCCCTCAGTGTCTGGGAAGGGTTCCCGACAGCAATGCTGATATCCAACGGCGGGGACCCTGGCTCCCTCACAATCGGCTCCGTGAAAAGGAAGTTCGACGAGTTGATCAGCGCCACCACGGACCTGACCCCGACCCTGAGGAGGTTCAAAGGGAGGTCAGAGCCGATCACTTTCTACTTGGAGGAGCTACCCGGCGGCGCCCCGAACGCCACAATCCCACTGCTCGTGCGAGCAAGGATGGCGAACTTCGACGTCCGACGGGTCCTGGTCGACGAGggaagctcggtcgacatcatgtactcccacctcttccaaaccctacagctggacgactcacatcTCACTCCTTACATGGGATCCGACCTCCAAGGATTCAACGGAACAACCACAAAGCCGTGGGGTTACGTCGAACTGCTCGTCTCCTTCGGGGAGGGGGAAGCTTCCAGGCAAGTCAAGACACGGTTCTTGGTGATAAACTGCAagaccctctacaactgcatcatcgggcgccccaCTTTGGCCGAACTCACTGCCGTTCCCTCAACCgttcatctgaagatgaagttctatacGAAGAGGGGACGAGTAGTCACTGTCAATGCCGACATCGAAGCTGCTAGGAGGATATTCGACGCATCGGTAAAGGGACTGGAGCTAATCGCCCCACcctccagctccaacaaaaaaccaagggctgaagataaatcccctcctgaAGATCGGCAGACGACCAcagacgtcagctcagtcgacctcgacgctCGGTTCACAGAAGAAGAGTTAAAGAACGGCGAAGAGCCACAACCGAAGACAGCTCACCCTATCCGGCCCATTCCAGACGGGGATTTCGAGCTCATTCCTCTGGGTGACAACCCCGACAAGGCTGTGAAGATCGGCAAGGACATCCCGGATAcaccgaggaagcagctcatagcTTGCCTGAGGAACAACGccgacttgttcgcctggagcgcagcagagatgcccggactcgaccctgaggtcgcctgccacacgCTCTCCATCAATCCGACCGCAAaagcagtagttcaacgtaggcgtcggcagtctcccgagaaagcggaggctgccgagaaagctgtaaaagaccttctagaggcaaattttatttccgaggccaagtattcaacttggctctcaaacgttgtactagtcaaaaaatctaatggaaaatggagaatgtgtgttgattatactgatgttaaccgggcatgcccCAAAGATGCATACCCAttacctaatattgataggctggtcgacaactcggccggctataaattattgtcgtttatggatgcttattcaggatacaatcaaatccccatggcgagatgcgacaagcagtgcacggcgttcatgaccgagtcgggcaattattactacaacgtaatgcccttcggactcaagaacgccggagccacataccaacggatgatgaacaaggttttccgaggagagatcggcgacaccctcgaggtatacatggacgacatgatcgtcaaatctcgagaagatgCCGACCACACGGCACATCTTGAACGGGTGttcgagcaggccagatcctgcaagatgcgttttaacccagagaagtgcaccttcggggTACGGGCGGGCAAGTTCCTCGGATTCTACCTAACcgagcgaggaatagaagccaacccggataaatgccaaGCGTTCTCGGAACTTCCTacccctaacaataaaaaatctatccaagtactaaacggaatgctcacagcactatcccgcttcgtcgcaaaatccgcccagcatgccctCCCCTTTTTTAAGTTGCTTCGGAAAGAAGcgaccttcgaatggtccgaggagtgcgaaCGGGCATTATCTCATCTCAAACAGGTACTTTCCAAACCACCCGTCCTCTCCCGACCAGATGGCAACGAGATCCTATATCTCTACCTGGTTGTCTCAAacgaggcggccagcgcggccTTAATCCGAGAAACAGAAGACGGACAGAAGCCCGTATACTTCacgagcaaagccctacaagggcccgaggtgcgaTATCAGCAGATAGAGAAAGTCGCGttggccctaataacggccgccaggAGGCTGAGATACTATTTCCTCGCCCATACCATTGTCGTTCGGACAGACCAACCCATcaagcaactcctcagccgaccagacatggccgggaggatgctaagatggtccctcgagctatccgaaTTCGATATCCAATACGAGGGAAGAAAGGCGCTTAAAGCTCAGGCGCTCGCCGATTTCATTGCCGAGATGACCTCAATTTCTAGCTTCCCGGCTCCCGCCGAAaacaaatggaccatctacgtagatggagcCTCGAGCAACTCGGGAAGCGGAGCCGGAATAATCCTAGAAAACGACGAGGggctcgtcatcgaagtatcccTGGTCTTATCCTTCACCACGTCaaacaaccaggccgaatacgagGCTCTCCTGGCAGGCCTGCGCCTCGCCGAGGACGTAGGTGCTCGCGAAGTCATGATCTATACTGACTCCCAGCTCGTCGCATCCCAagtcagcggcgattaccaagccaaaaacgacatACTAGCCGAATACCTCATGCTcgtcaaagaaaaaatgaaaagattCGCCAAAGCGGAGGTCGAGCATATTCCCCGGGAACATAACTCACGCGCCGACATATTATCCAAACTCGCCAGCACAAGGAAAAAGGGTGGAAACAAGTCGGTGATCCAGGAAATCCTGTCCAAGCCGAGCATAGACAAAAGCGCCCAAACTCCACAAGTAttcgctatcggggacgaccactgctggatgaccccggtatacAACTTCCTCACGAAAGACGAACTTCCCGCCGACCCAAAGGAAGCTTCAGCCATTAAAAggcgagcctgctcgtacactatCATCGAAAACAAATtataccgacgaggcttctccattCCTCTCCTTAAATGTGTCGACGCCTCCCAAGCGCTCGAAATACtccaagagcttcacgaagggaTCAACGGTCAACACCTCGGCGGCCGATCACTAGCGAGGAAGGCCCTCAGGgccggctactattggccgaccatgcaacaAGACGCCAAAGAACATGTCCGTAAATGCGATAAATGCCAGCGTCATGCCGACATGCACTTGGCTCCCCCCAACGAACTTAAATCTCTATCATCACCTTGGcccttctccacctggggaatggacctcctcggaccattcccggtcggctcgtaccaaaataaatatctcgtggtagccgtcgattacttcacgaaatggatagaagccgagccGCTTGCCaagatcacgtctcaaaacgtgctccgtttctacaaacgaaacatactcgcccggttcggggttcctcaggccataatcaccgacaatggcacccagttcactgacaaaaaattccaagagtttgtggccaagctcggcacgaagcaacacttcacctcagtcgagcaccctcagatgaacgggcaagccgaggcagccaaccgagtcatcctccgaggactaaAGAGAAGACTCGACGAAGccaaaaaagcttgggtcgaagaactacatagtgtactttGGGCGTATAGGACAACCCCCCACTCGAGCACGGGCGAAACTCCGTTCAGGCTAACCTACGgtaccgaagccgtgatccccgtggaaatccgagaaccttctcggcgcaccgagtCACCCCTCGAAGAGGAGCTCAACGACGAGGCTATGAGAGAGGAGCTTgacatggtcgaggagatccgcacaggatcttccctccgagaagcaaaattaaaacaacaaataGCTCTCCGCTACAAcaccaaagttatcaagcgcggattcgaagtcggcgccctagtgcaCCGCAGAAATATGAAGGATTCGCGCGACggcaaactagccccaaactgggaaggcccgtaccgagtttacgataaaacagAGAACGACGCCTACTACCTCGAGGATCTCCTCGGAGTAAAACTTGCTCGGccctggaacgctgaaaaactcagacctTACTACAGTTAGACCCGACCTAACATCCCCGAACGCCTGTATCCAACACGGGTGCTAACCGGGTATGGACCCGCGTCGTAGGTACGAACGCGAGAactccacgacagcaacggtcgGATACTACCACAAAATGGGAGAACCGACCACACGGAagactctacacctagaccctccgtggaagtacctgcatggcagaaccctagctcgcgatgggaccgttcacgccgcgagGACTTGGCCATGATCATGGACTCGTACTCGCTaacagcgcacacctgctctgcgcacccgggccgtactcaacacgcccgggcaatcaatctaggcCGAGCATAATCCACAAAACcgataatatcacaagtatataAGTAACTCTCCGGCGTATCCGAGCGTAAGTCATCAGTTACCTAAAACAAtcgaaaaatattctaagtatggAGGAAATACCTCGTTATACGAGCACAACAGGAAAGTTATTAAAACACGAGCATACAACGATAACACTGAAGGTGCAGATAAACAGATATAAGCAAGcaaaattataaaacattaaaattgccgACCAACGTGGTCGACGATGTCCAAAGGTTACAATCAAAATGCCTGGCACGCAGGCCCCCAAAGTAATTCGGGCATTAcccaacaaaatataaaatggCGCGCAGGCCGAAGAAGACAGGCACGCAGGCTTAAGGACACACTATCTACTCTTCACTCCCAGGAGACTCGGGCACTAACACGCCGTCCACAATCTTCGAAGAAAGCCCAATATTATCCTCCTTCAGGCCAGGGTTTAGAAGTTTCAGCTGACGAACTGCACGCTCGAAGCCGACTTCGGCCATGTCAGCAAGGCTTATTTTCAGGCTATCTATCCTCTCCACGAACTCCGCCCTAGACTGCAAAGCAGCCACGTCCggcgactcgtcagccgagggagcccactCAAGCCGAAGGTCGGCGAGCTTTTTCTTCTCCGCCGCAATCTCCCCGTCCTTCTGCTTGAGAACCGCATCGATCTTTCTCTTCAACTCCTTGCGATCAGTCTCCAGGGTCTTCACCCTGTCCTCGGCAGTCTTCTTCGCCGCCTCCGCCTCCTTCAGGGCCTCGGTCGAGCCCGAGCCACCATTAGCTAACATCTGGGCCATCCCCAAAACCCTCATCACGGCGGCACTGTCGCACGCCAGCTGTTTTTGAAGGGACGAAGGGTCCATCTCCCCAATCCGACGAGCTTCATCCGGAGAGGTAACCAGGGGGAACTTCTCAAAATAACCTCCATCCCTGTAGCAAGGAGGTAATACAAAGCCACGCTCGGGACCCAGGCTCGACGGCTCATGGCGTCCCCCCTCGGTAGAACGAGATCTCTTGGAAGCCCTCTCGTCCTCCTTCATCCGAGGAGAACCTGCTGAGGCCGAGTTCTCTGCAGCACCGGTTCCCcggttcttcttcttctgattcctcTTTGCATCTAGAGCCATCTTCAGGACCGTgtcctccttctccggcatggcatctgtagcaacctgccctaaaaataaagattttagagttgccacctattctgaagggcgaataggaaaccctacgcagatatgagattcggggtaagttattataatcaggttaagggaaggtgttaggcaccctcaaccctttcctattggctttgaatctagggTAACAGGTTTTATGGCTAgaatattgaggtttaatagctaagaaagtgaataggggaaaaattgagattttagggaaggggactcgccttggttatccaagtgcctacgtatctccttatggagaatcagagtcaacgtagttcgggcacaagattgtacgccttagaatttgaattgaatgtatttgaagttgttttgaggctttttgaatggcctatcgtagtttgtaaagttgtgatttgaaaggctttttgagttgcctgattgaaaaggatgaaaatccgtagtaccgtggtttagtgtgttttagatgttttggcgtacaaccctggtttgatatggcaccgttagatgcggtgaccaatatatttggtcagtatagctaacggattaaggggcattgctggttactcagatcgatagattgatcgtcgcgggcagcaaattaaatgtgttttgaattttatgtatttttatctctcgtctaaagcgactaatagctttagtcgggtcgaggagagaattaataaagggttaattacattattttatttttttatctctcgtctagtgcgactaatagctttagtcgggtcgaggagagaattattcaagaattaattaaattgatatttttaCCCAAATAAGCTTCCTAaggttttttatgatttataatgattaaagttgattaaaataaattaaatcgaaaaaATCGAGATAATCAGaaaaatcctaattaattataatcctactcctaatttatttttttatcacaattcaaaaaaattacattatATACATAACAAAagcaattaaaattaataatacaattctacaaaataaataaaaatattaaataaaacctgGGTATTAATTCTGTGTAGTGATTCCTTGAGGGTTCATGGTGTGCTACTGCATTCAGGTGCGTGAGATCTACCATGGGAGAGATCTGAGGGTTGATGCGTGGGGCTTACCGTGGTCTCGCGTGAGACGCTTGCACTGGATCAGCGAAAACCAAGAGGTGGTAAAAGAATTTGGCAGCGCTGGGGATCGAACTGGGGTCTGCATGGTTATCCTCATATCTTCTTTGCCATTCCAGCTGCGCTTTTTATTTGTTAGTGTGATACACAAAAAGATATATCATAAAACAAAAGATGTGAAGATTTTGAAAACGAGGCGCGCGCCCCTAGCTGGTCTTCTTCCTCGCGTCGTTTTTCTGAAACAGTGAACTCTATGGCAACGTTTTCAAGTGTGGCCGTAAAGCTCCCACCTTCAAACATGCAAACTATtgtcaataaacatcaaataataATCCAGACCAAATGTATATAACAACGCGAAGCCAATGGAACTATTAATTTTGGTTAATTCTTCCTCTAACCTACAGGCCCCAATTTGTGTAACcaaaaccctaactatggtgaTCCTTGCAAACAAACCCCAAAACCAAATTAAATCTCCAGAAAGTTCATAAACCTCAGTATAAACACGAATATACGATTAGAATCAATTCATTGAACGTGCATCGTGAGAATCGGAACGGAGAAGGTTTATGCAAACCGTGACCAATAACGGTGTGATTTTGGAGGTGCTTATGACTTGCGGTAATCCAAAACGCTTCAGGGAGGGTCGAAGGTTTGATTTGGATGTGTGGAATGACTTGAATTTGCTTCAAACCTTTTCTGCCATGGCCAAAAAGCTCACGATTTTTTCAGTTACGAGCCCAGTCCTTTAGCGGCCAAAAAACCCTCCCCTTGGCGCAGTTGTTTCTCAGTTTATATATATGGTTCAATTAGGTCAAAGAAAATTCAATCAAGATCTTTTTCAATTGGAGATTCcagatttgatttgatatggatTACAAACTTGCCATTTTGTTCCTTAAAccatctttcacgtttctttcttttggtcctttggACCACAAATCTTTCCTTTcccttatttgtttatttattatttaagtgaataaaagaaatcaaatgatttaaaaaaataataatgaaactaATGCTAATCCTATTAATACTAAAtgttaaccctaaaaaattaataataataataatataaataataataacactaatataatatattttaaaaaatcctaATGATAATCCTTAAATATTAACAATGATTAActagtaaaaataaatgaaattaataaaaaaaacaaatgttagtgGAAAAAAATGTAAATcacaaaaaatgataaaacccttgtccTAATTGGGCCCAAGTGTTtgggtcccaaaatacctgttatccacacctctattcCAATTTATAGGAGAATGGGTTTAACAATAAGAATGTTAAACCCCCCGACCCTTAATTTAGTTTCCTTGATAAATTACTTTATCGGAAatgattgggcaaattttggggtatgacagctgcccctgttcaatcttcttaagcctgaagaatcggataggcacgtctgcctatcgtgatctaaaggtagaagatgattgaacactgagaatgccctgaaattttcTCTTGTCGGGAAGAagctctgtgggagatgggcttacagatgccacccaaggtaaatacccttctTTTTTacaatgtgaagcagatgcttccGAAAGGAACCACCTGCTTTGATTGtaacacggcctaaaaaggcaacctgaattttatgcaatgttatggtgcctgcgatgtatgatgcaattagcttctcaaaataaatgagagcaatgtatgttatgtatgtatgaatgaagtatgttagttgaatgatgcatgattgttaattATGTTAATTGaaatatgttagtaattctgaaaagaaagataaaacctttgattgttgttgatgaaattttgaaagatatcactgccgagggactaacgtgataagaaacccaattgagaaaccttttgaaaatctttgttgtaaaatcctttgtaaaaccccgtttgcttggaaaagctcctagaaggaatggaatacgtcttaaagaagactacctggaaaggttcctgaaaaggacttcaccaataggatcatttgccatagctatagcaaactcacctgcaccactgcaccatttaggataatttgctatgtttatagcaacttcacctgcaccatttaggataatttgcta encodes:
- the LOC131644701 gene encoding uncharacterized protein LOC131644701 isoform X1, yielding MKRYLLERGLLPGSEFRKAIKIEKMRSMNAILKRAQAFISFEEGEAAAVKASRGNGVTRSSSQDPSAAPRANERKRDDSSRDTKERRGPAGRFNNYTPLKVSREKILAECINAEFRNSNIRPPKPNPSRSGTDKSKYCKYHKSHGHLTDECIHLKDAIETLIKEGHLSKYTKRGDPPRRNDRRSSDEGNSPNARPLQVALSVTRPEDFIPSVGVTSALSVWEGFPTAMLISNGGDPGSLTIGSVKRKFDELISATTDLTPTLRRFKGRSEPITFYLEELPGGAPNATIPLLVRARMANFDVRRVLVDEGSSVDIMYSHLFQTLQLDDSHLTPYMGSDLQGFNGTTTKPWGYVELLVSFGEGEASRQVKTRFLVINCKTLYNCIIGRPTLAELTAVPSTVHLKMKFYTKRGRVVTVNADIEAARRIFDASVKGLELIAPPSSSNKKPRAEDKSPPEDRQTTTDVSSVDLDARFTEEELKNGEEPQPKTAHPIRPIPDGDFELIPLGDNPDKAVKIGKDIPDTPRKQLIACLRNNADLFAWSAAEMPGLDPEVACHTLSINPTAKAVVQRRRRQSPEKAEAAEKAVKDLLEANFISEAKYSTWLSNVVLVKKSNGKWRMCVDYTDVNRACPKDAYPLPNIDRLVDNSAGYKLLSFMDAYSGYNQIPMARCDKQCTAFMTESGNYYYNVMPFGLKNAGATYQRMMNKVFRGEIGDTLEVYMDDMIVKSREDADHTAHLERVFEQARSCKMRFNPEKCTFGVRAGKFLGFYLTERGIEANPDKCQAFSELPTPNNKKSIQVLNGMLTALSRFVAKSAQHALPFFKLLRKEATFEWSEECERALSHLKQVLSKPPVLSRPDGNEILYLYLVVSNEAASAALIRETEDGQKPVYFTSKALQGPEVRYQQIEKVALALITAARRLRYYFLAHTIVVRTDQPIKQLLSRPDMAGRMLRWSLELSEFDIQYEGRKALKAQALADFIAEMTSISSFPAPAENKWTIYVDGASSNSGSGAGIILENDEGLVIEVSLVLSFTTSNNQAEYEALLAGLRLAEDVGAREVMIYTDSQLVASQVSGDYQAKNDILAEYLMLVKEKMKRFAKAEVEHIPREHNSRADILSKLASTRKKGGNKSVIQEILSKPSIDKSAQTPQVFAIGDDHCWMTPVYNFLTKDELPADPKEASAIKRRACSYTIIENKLYRRGFSIPLLKCVDASQALEILQELHEGINGQHLGGRSLARKALRAGYYWPTMQQDAKEHVRKCDKCQRHADMHLAPPNELKSLSSPWPFSTWGMDLLGPFPVGSYQNKYLVVAVDYFTKWIEAEPLAKITSQNVLRFYKRNILARFGVPQAIITDNGTQFTDKKFQEFVAKLGTKQHFTSVEHPQMNGQAEAANRVILRGLKRRLDEAKKAWVEELHSVLWAYRTTPHSSTGETPFRLTYGTEAVIPVEIREPSRRTESPLEEELNDEAMREELDMVEEIRTGSSLREAKLKQQIALRYNTKVIKRGFEVGALVHRRNMKDSRDGKLAPNWEGPYRVYDKTENDAYYLEDLLGVKLARPWNAEKLRPYYS